Proteins co-encoded in one Corylus avellana chromosome ca9, CavTom2PMs-1.0 genomic window:
- the LOC132191973 gene encoding CAAX prenyl protease 2 isoform X1, giving the protein MEEEDGVSKLAAVTACTAMALLYVAILYAPTLILRLPPPPSAKTFMIRRFVCAAVSSILSLLVSGLILSIRSSEASILFGVYGIRADHIWQAVVFPLSLTSLMYAGSLVLKILLLVDSRRENANRGGEGISLQNFLASIVSVASNVLAWRSYVVCCTEQAPLTEELVFRACMIPLLLCGGFKPYTVIRLCPIFFSLAHLNHLMEFYSKKNYSWIKTSLAVGLQLGYTVIFGSYASFLLIRTGHLLAPLVAHAFCNFMGLPVLFSRRNGIVSVAFLAGMVGFLWLLFPMTRPDLYNDRLNNCKCWHGYCSWD; this is encoded by the exons atggaagaagaagatggcgTTTCGAAGCTGGCGGCAGTGACGGCCTGCACAGCCATGGCCTTACTCTACGTTGCGATTCTCTACGCGCCCACTTTGATCCTCCGTCTCCCACCCCCTCCCTCCGCCAAGACCTTCATGATCCGACGGTTCGTGTGCGCCGCTGTCTCCTCCATTCTCTCACTTCTCGTCAGCGGTCTCATCCTCTCC ATAAGAAGCAGCGAGGCATCGATTCTGTTCGGTGTTTACGGCATCCGAGCGGACCATATT TGGCAAGCTGTGGTGTTTCCTCTTTCATTGACTTCTCTGATGTACGCCGGATCTTTGGTGTTGAAGATTCTGTTACTGGTGGACTCGAGGAGGGAAAACGCCAATCGCGGCGGCGAAGGCATTTCGTTGCAAAATTTCCTTGCTTCGATAGTTTCAGTTGCTTCAAATGTTTTGGCTTGGCGTAGTTATGTTGTG TGCTGTACTGAACAGGCACCACTCACTGAGGAGCTGGTTTTTCGAGCATGTATGATACCTCTACTTCTCTGTGGAGGATTTAAACCATACACTGTCATACGTCTCTGCCCGATTTTCTTCAGCTTGG CACATCTAAACCATTTAATGGAGTTCTACAgcaagaaaaactacagctggATCAAAACTTCCTTGGCTGTAG GTCTCCAGCTTGGCTACACTGTAATCTTTGGGTCATATGCATCTTTCCTCCTCATTCGAACCG GACATCTTCTTGCTCCATTAGTTGCTCATGCATTTTGCAATTTTATGGGATTGCCCGTGCTGTTTTCACGGAGGAATG GGATTGTAAGTGTTGCATTTCTAGCAGGAATGGTGGGCTTCCTCTGGCTTCTTTTTCCAATGACACGCCCCGATTTGTATAATGATAGATTAAATAATTGCAAATGTTGGCATGGATATTGTTCTTGGGACTAA
- the LOC132191973 gene encoding CAAX prenyl protease 2 isoform X2, with protein MEEEDGVSKLAAVTACTAMALLYVAILYAPTLILRLPPPPSAKTFMIRRFVCAAVSSILSLLVSGLILSIRSSEASILFGVYGIRADHIWQAVVFPLSLTSLMYAGSLVLKILLLVDSRRENANRGGEGISLQNFLASIVSVASNVLAWRSYVVAPLTEELVFRACMIPLLLCGGFKPYTVIRLCPIFFSLAHLNHLMEFYSKKNYSWIKTSLAVGLQLGYTVIFGSYASFLLIRTGHLLAPLVAHAFCNFMGLPVLFSRRNGIVSVAFLAGMVGFLWLLFPMTRPDLYNDRLNNCKCWHGYCSWD; from the exons atggaagaagaagatggcgTTTCGAAGCTGGCGGCAGTGACGGCCTGCACAGCCATGGCCTTACTCTACGTTGCGATTCTCTACGCGCCCACTTTGATCCTCCGTCTCCCACCCCCTCCCTCCGCCAAGACCTTCATGATCCGACGGTTCGTGTGCGCCGCTGTCTCCTCCATTCTCTCACTTCTCGTCAGCGGTCTCATCCTCTCC ATAAGAAGCAGCGAGGCATCGATTCTGTTCGGTGTTTACGGCATCCGAGCGGACCATATT TGGCAAGCTGTGGTGTTTCCTCTTTCATTGACTTCTCTGATGTACGCCGGATCTTTGGTGTTGAAGATTCTGTTACTGGTGGACTCGAGGAGGGAAAACGCCAATCGCGGCGGCGAAGGCATTTCGTTGCAAAATTTCCTTGCTTCGATAGTTTCAGTTGCTTCAAATGTTTTGGCTTGGCGTAGTTATGTTGTG GCACCACTCACTGAGGAGCTGGTTTTTCGAGCATGTATGATACCTCTACTTCTCTGTGGAGGATTTAAACCATACACTGTCATACGTCTCTGCCCGATTTTCTTCAGCTTGG CACATCTAAACCATTTAATGGAGTTCTACAgcaagaaaaactacagctggATCAAAACTTCCTTGGCTGTAG GTCTCCAGCTTGGCTACACTGTAATCTTTGGGTCATATGCATCTTTCCTCCTCATTCGAACCG GACATCTTCTTGCTCCATTAGTTGCTCATGCATTTTGCAATTTTATGGGATTGCCCGTGCTGTTTTCACGGAGGAATG GGATTGTAAGTGTTGCATTTCTAGCAGGAATGGTGGGCTTCCTCTGGCTTCTTTTTCCAATGACACGCCCCGATTTGTATAATGATAGATTAAATAATTGCAAATGTTGGCATGGATATTGTTCTTGGGACTAA
- the LOC132162577 gene encoding uncharacterized protein LOC132162577: protein MAQLKPATMAFVAEDPAEHDTSSKGLADMEDDELFEIDLDAVNCISPPHYWDSYLTSTGNALLANCLLPISEVSGAVPIASGNVSGSVSMISQSCNFVMMSESKPLGELLRLPFMAAFGVPPRQMKA, encoded by the coding sequence ATGGCACAACTTAAACCAGCCACCATGGCCTTCGTAGCAGAAGATCCTGCAGAACATGATACATCTAGCAAAGGTTTAGCAGACATGGAAGACGACGAGCTTTTCGAGATCGATCTCGATGCCGTGAACTGCATCTCTCCGCCGCATTATTGGGATAGCTATCTCACATCCACCGGAAATGCACTTCTTGCCAATTGCTTGCTGCCTATATCTGAGGTTTCGGGTGCTGTTCCCATTGCATCTGGAAATGTTTCCGGCAGTGTTTCGATGATATCACAATCATGTAACTTTGTGATGATGTCCGAGTCGAAGCCCCTCGGTGAGCTTCTTAGGTTGCCTTTCATGGCGGCCTTTGGGGTACCTCCAAGGCAAATGAAAGCGTAA
- the LOC132192321 gene encoding uncharacterized protein LOC132192321: MKREFAVPPVVFPSGGNPGAGAGVQQRRVPTAPFQPQRPSASSIPFMSFDIGSAAASTSSAAIYGGPIVGGVGGAPGGASFEDEEPLLDELGIHPDQIWRKTKSILNPLRVNPTIHKDSSDLSGPILLYMSLCLFQLLAGKIQFGVILGWIVVSSIFLYVVYNMLAGRNGNLDLHTCTSVVGYCMLPVVILSAVSLFVPQGGPVRFAIAAVFVVWATRACTGLMVVLADGGDEHRGLIAYACFLIYTLFSLLVIF; this comes from the coding sequence ATGAAGAGGGAATTCGCGGTGCCGCCGGTGGTTTTCCCGTCCGGCGGGAACCCTGGAGCCGGCGCCGGAGTCCAGCAACGGCGGGTCCCCACGGCGCCGTTTCAGCCCCAGCGGCCCTCGGCCTCCAGCATCCCCTTCATGTCCTTCGACATCGGGTCCGCAGCGGCCTCCACCTCCTCCGCAGCGATCTACGGCGGCCCTATCGTCGGTGGCGTGGGAGGCGCCCCCGGAGGAGCGAGCTTCGAGGACGAGGAGCCGTTGCTCGACGAGCTCGGGATCCACCCAGACCAGATCTGGCGCAAAACCAAGTCCATCCTCAACCCGCTCCGGGTCAACCCCACCATCCACAAGGATTCGTCGGATCTCTCCGGCCCGATCCTCCTCTATATGTCGCTCTGTCTCTTCCAGCTCCTCGCCGGGAAGATCCAGTTCGGCGTCATCCTCGGCTGGATTGTCGTCTCCTCCATCTTCCTCTACGTCGTGTACAACATGCTCGCCGGGCGGAACGGTAACCTCGACCTGCACACGTGCACGAGCGTGGTTGGCTACTGCATGCTGCCGGTGGTGATCCTCTCCGCCGTGTCGCTATTCGTGCCGCAGGGCGGTCCCGTCAGGTTCGCGATCGCCGCGGTGTTCGTGGTCTGGGCGACGAGGGCGTGTACGGGCCTCATGGTCGTGCTCGCCGATGGCGGCGACGAGCATCGCGGGCTGATAGCGTATGCATGTTTCTTGATTTACACTCTGTTCTCGCTGCTTGTTATATTCTAG
- the LOC132191973 gene encoding CAAX prenyl protease 2 isoform X3, whose protein sequence is MEEEDGVSKLAAVTACTAMALLYVAILYAPTLILRLPPPPSAKTFMIRRFVCAAVSSILSLLVSGLILSWQAVVFPLSLTSLMYAGSLVLKILLLVDSRRENANRGGEGISLQNFLASIVSVASNVLAWRSYVVCCTEQAPLTEELVFRACMIPLLLCGGFKPYTVIRLCPIFFSLAHLNHLMEFYSKKNYSWIKTSLAVGLQLGYTVIFGSYASFLLIRTGHLLAPLVAHAFCNFMGLPVLFSRRNGIVSVAFLAGMVGFLWLLFPMTRPDLYNDRLNNCKCWHGYCSWD, encoded by the exons atggaagaagaagatggcgTTTCGAAGCTGGCGGCAGTGACGGCCTGCACAGCCATGGCCTTACTCTACGTTGCGATTCTCTACGCGCCCACTTTGATCCTCCGTCTCCCACCCCCTCCCTCCGCCAAGACCTTCATGATCCGACGGTTCGTGTGCGCCGCTGTCTCCTCCATTCTCTCACTTCTCGTCAGCGGTCTCATCCTCTCC TGGCAAGCTGTGGTGTTTCCTCTTTCATTGACTTCTCTGATGTACGCCGGATCTTTGGTGTTGAAGATTCTGTTACTGGTGGACTCGAGGAGGGAAAACGCCAATCGCGGCGGCGAAGGCATTTCGTTGCAAAATTTCCTTGCTTCGATAGTTTCAGTTGCTTCAAATGTTTTGGCTTGGCGTAGTTATGTTGTG TGCTGTACTGAACAGGCACCACTCACTGAGGAGCTGGTTTTTCGAGCATGTATGATACCTCTACTTCTCTGTGGAGGATTTAAACCATACACTGTCATACGTCTCTGCCCGATTTTCTTCAGCTTGG CACATCTAAACCATTTAATGGAGTTCTACAgcaagaaaaactacagctggATCAAAACTTCCTTGGCTGTAG GTCTCCAGCTTGGCTACACTGTAATCTTTGGGTCATATGCATCTTTCCTCCTCATTCGAACCG GACATCTTCTTGCTCCATTAGTTGCTCATGCATTTTGCAATTTTATGGGATTGCCCGTGCTGTTTTCACGGAGGAATG GGATTGTAAGTGTTGCATTTCTAGCAGGAATGGTGGGCTTCCTCTGGCTTCTTTTTCCAATGACACGCCCCGATTTGTATAATGATAGATTAAATAATTGCAAATGTTGGCATGGATATTGTTCTTGGGACTAA